The Endozoicomonas sp. 4G DNA segment TATCGCCGGGGACAGGCAACATTTCATTCTTATCCATCGTTGACATAATCAGAACATCCAGACAGCCCGAAGCTTCAGCCAGGGCCTCTTCAAGCGTTTCCCCATCAGTCGCACCCCAGCCGAAGTCATGAAATTTTACCATATAGCGCCCGCCTTCATCGCGGCTAACAGTAGCAGGGTATTCTATTCTCATAATCTT contains these protein-coding regions:
- a CDS encoding type II toxin-antitoxin system HicB family antitoxin; protein product: MRIEYPATVSRDEGGRYMVKFHDFGWGATDGETLEEALAEASGCLDVLIMSTMDKNEMLPVPGDMMAPGVYPVAPSAVIAAKAAKYPGKYPGTNSLP